In Candidatus Saccharibacteria bacterium oral taxon 488, a single window of DNA contains:
- a CDS encoding TrpR YerC/YecD, which yields MNGKNDIWKDEQSRQLADVLASISDPNEMRAFLRDVMTQKEIIEVGARLQAAKMLSKGEKYADVIAATKLSSRTVARISDWMQNGTGGYKNVFKHHSHVWPARAE from the coding sequence ATGAATGGTAAGAACGATATTTGGAAAGATGAACAGTCGCGTCAGCTGGCGGATGTTCTTGCTAGTATAAGTGACCCTAATGAAATGCGGGCGTTTCTTCGCGATGTCATGACTCAGAAGGAGATTATTGAAGTTGGCGCGCGCCTACAAGCTGCCAAAATGTTATCAAAAGGCGAAAAATACGCTGACGTCATTGCAGCGACGAAGCTCAGTAGCCGTACGGTTGCTCGGATTAGCGACTGGATGCAAAACGGTACTGGCGGCTATAAAAACGTCTTTAAGCATCATTCGCACGTTTGGCCAGCTCGCGCTGAGTAG
- a CDS encoding tyrosine--tRNA ligase, with translation MQLSEELKWRGFWNQATFTDNERIDSGNFTLYLGTDPSADSLHVGHLAVYMMVRHFLERGHKVFLLVGGGTGMIGDMRDTEERNLLSYAEIEHNKRALKAQVSQIFAGRDFTLVDNADWLGNLELIPFLRDIGKNFNMAELTTREFFKARIANGKGLSFAEFTYTLLQGYDFWHLFKHHGVNLQIGGSDQWGNLLSGVELIRKKENAEVYAMTAPLLINKSTGRKFGKSEGGAVWLDETKTSVYKFYQFWLNVDDESAIEYMKIFTMLDRDTIEAIAENHAVNPGARSAQKVLAREVTDIVHGVNRRESVERVTEVLFGGGDFRQLSDDDLDTLAKEIPRVDVGVGVIEALVVSGAVSSNGEARRLLKSGAISLNGERLANDQAINSQSLLKKGKNTFILVAENMEGEE, from the coding sequence ATGCAATTATCAGAGGAGCTAAAGTGGCGCGGGTTTTGGAATCAAGCGACATTCACCGATAATGAGCGTATTGATTCGGGAAATTTTACGCTCTACTTAGGCACAGATCCGTCGGCGGACAGTTTGCATGTCGGGCATCTCGCGGTCTACATGATGGTGCGGCATTTTTTGGAGCGCGGCCACAAGGTGTTCTTGCTGGTTGGTGGCGGCACGGGCATGATTGGCGATATGCGCGATACTGAGGAGCGGAACTTGCTTTCTTATGCAGAAATTGAGCACAATAAACGAGCCTTGAAAGCGCAAGTGTCGCAAATTTTTGCGGGCCGCGATTTTACCTTGGTGGACAATGCGGACTGGCTGGGCAACCTGGAACTGATTCCATTCCTCCGTGATATTGGCAAGAATTTTAATATGGCAGAGTTAACGACGCGGGAATTTTTTAAGGCACGTATCGCTAACGGCAAGGGGCTGAGTTTTGCTGAATTTACCTACACGTTGCTGCAGGGCTATGATTTTTGGCATCTGTTCAAGCATCACGGTGTCAATTTGCAAATCGGCGGCTCCGACCAATGGGGTAATTTGCTCTCAGGCGTGGAATTGATCCGCAAAAAAGAAAACGCCGAAGTTTACGCTATGACTGCACCACTGCTCATCAACAAATCAACTGGGCGCAAATTTGGCAAATCCGAAGGCGGCGCCGTGTGGCTGGACGAAACCAAAACCAGCGTGTACAAGTTCTATCAATTTTGGCTGAACGTTGATGACGAAAGCGCCATCGAGTACATGAAGATTTTCACCATGCTTGATCGTGATACCATTGAGGCCATCGCTGAAAACCACGCGGTCAATCCGGGTGCACGCTCAGCCCAGAAAGTCTTGGCGCGCGAAGTCACCGACATCGTCCACGGCGTCAATCGGCGCGAATCAGTGGAGCGGGTGACTGAAGTGTTGTTTGGCGGCGGCGATTTTCGGCAACTGTCGGACGATGATTTGGACACCCTGGCCAAAGAAATTCCACGTGTTGATGTCGGTGTCGGCGTCATTGAAGCGTTGGTGGTCTCTGGCGCAGTCAGCTCCAACGGCGAGGCCAGGCGCCTCCTCAAATCTGGTGCCATCAGCCTCAACGGCGAAAGACTGGCTAATGACCAAGCCATCAACAGTCAATCTTTGTTGAAAAAAGGTAAAAATACGTTTATTCTAGTTGCAGAAAATATGGAAGGAGAGGAATAA
- a CDS encoding HAD-IIB family hydrolase, with product MKKIIGFDLDDTLAITKSPISDRMADILGRLLENYEMCVITGGTFHQIKKQVIDRLDVRPELLQKFHAMPTCGTRYYRFDAADGEWKVQYANDLSDEQKTQITAVLEEVAREMGIWCDNPAGEIIEDRHSQITMSALGQQATPEDKYAWAEKYKDVRPVYRDKVAAKLPNLEVRIGGTTSTDITLPGIDKAYGIGKLLELNGWSKEEALFFGDKLQEGGNDFPVKQMGVDSIEVKGWEDTAYALEGINAVS from the coding sequence ATGAAAAAAATTATCGGGTTTGATCTGGATGATACACTAGCCATTACCAAGTCACCAATTAGCGATCGTATGGCGGATATCCTTGGTCGGTTGCTTGAAAACTATGAGATGTGTGTCATCACGGGCGGCACATTCCACCAGATTAAAAAGCAAGTGATTGATCGACTTGATGTTCGGCCTGAGCTACTCCAAAAATTCCATGCAATGCCGACATGCGGTACGAGGTATTATCGATTTGACGCTGCTGATGGTGAGTGGAAGGTTCAGTACGCGAACGATCTGTCTGATGAGCAAAAAACTCAGATAACTGCGGTACTGGAGGAGGTTGCCAGGGAGATGGGTATTTGGTGTGATAATCCTGCGGGTGAGATTATCGAGGATCGCCACAGCCAGATTACCATGTCGGCGCTGGGACAACAGGCAACTCCAGAGGATAAATATGCCTGGGCAGAAAAGTATAAAGATGTCCGTCCGGTATATCGTGACAAGGTGGCGGCGAAACTGCCAAATCTCGAAGTTAGGATTGGTGGTACGACCAGTACTGACATTACGCTGCCAGGAATTGATAAAGCCTATGGCATTGGTAAGCTGCTCGAGCTGAACGGCTGGTCAAAGGAAGAGGCACTATTCTTTGGTGACAAGCTACAGGAAGGCGGTAATGATTTTCCAGTTAAGCAAATGGGTGTTGACTCGATTGAGGTGAAGGGCTGGGAAGACACCGCCTACGCGCTGGAAGGTATCAACGCCGTTTCCTAG
- a CDS encoding DUF4238 domain-containing protein — MSNQQIKKQPTKRQHWLPRSSYLQNFTVDGKVKTYWLGNNGRAKFIQTAEQKDIAPINVAVKNNLYETPLLPTNAVENVLAQIEGDYGKILDNKIKKSKRLSREDHEKVALYISTLESRTIKQQNHLNNFLNQLNEMGRAISLGHNAPDAADRWSKKIEMMEEIFFLESILVSLDVNKWGPLDFCFLRPSDTVDIEFITSDHPVTVTDFTKDNSPFGLNHWHKTAECIVPLTPKIALFGNRCGITGYKEIDYNFVREINNRTLRRADKIIISASPIPEYEEKAIVERAPQSLLLNFLKLPDGQIDKIIKKQNKQEQNK, encoded by the coding sequence ATGAGCAACCAACAGATAAAAAAGCAACCAACAAAACGACAGCATTGGCTACCTCGTAGTTCTTATTTGCAAAACTTCACCGTTGACGGCAAGGTCAAGACTTATTGGCTTGGAAATAATGGCCGTGCTAAGTTTATACAAACTGCTGAACAAAAAGACATAGCACCTATCAATGTTGCTGTAAAAAATAATCTATATGAAACGCCACTTCTGCCGACCAATGCCGTTGAGAATGTTTTAGCTCAAATAGAAGGAGACTATGGAAAGATACTAGATAATAAAATCAAAAAGAGTAAGCGACTTAGCAGAGAAGATCATGAAAAAGTAGCTTTATATATAAGCACACTAGAAAGCCGCACAATTAAACAGCAGAACCATCTAAATAATTTCCTGAATCAACTCAATGAAATGGGTCGTGCAATATCATTAGGACATAACGCACCAGATGCAGCTGATAGGTGGAGTAAAAAGATAGAAATGATGGAGGAAATATTTTTTCTCGAATCAATACTCGTATCTTTAGACGTAAATAAATGGGGACCATTGGATTTTTGTTTTCTAAGACCATCAGATACTGTTGACATTGAATTTATAACATCAGATCACCCCGTAACAGTTACTGATTTTACTAAAGACAACTCTCCGTTCGGACTTAATCATTGGCATAAAACAGCCGAATGTATAGTTCCACTCACTCCAAAAATAGCACTGTTCGGTAATAGGTGCGGCATCACTGGATACAAAGAAATAGATTATAACTTTGTTCGTGAAATAAACAACCGTACACTACGGCGAGCAGATAAGATAATTATCTCTGCAAGTCCAATCCCAGAATACGAAGAAAAGGCCATAGTCGAGCGTGCACCGCAGAGCTTACTGCTTAATTTTCTGAAACTGCCGGACGGTCAAATTGACAAGATTATTAAAAAGCAAAATAAACAAGAACAGAACAAATAA
- the recG gene encoding ATP-dependent DNA helicase RecG yields the protein MKLTTPLAHIKGVGPKTAQALAAAGLETVADALDFLPRAYDDYSAAVSIADLQPGKVTVRARCESISTRIVRRGLRITTAVLADDSGKVKAVWFNQPYRESQLKLDAEFMFSGQFGMQYNSYQISNPSVELAKQTDTFDAQHASGIHPVYKSIKNLRPKTVQDVLKNLRPIMEFLPETLPEYIVRRQKLVSRAEAVKFLHAPNNHQEITRGRERLAFEELFEMILAAQFNKQEQTKLTGWRIPFNQPVVKQFVEQLPFLLTNAQRRAAWQILQDLESEHPMNRLLQGDVGSGKTVVAGLVAAEVAQAGFQTAIMAPTEILATQHAKTLDELLSPFGVSVALLTGHVKGAARRQLLDNLANGNINVVVGTHALIQEKVTYHKLGFVVIDEQHRFGVKQRQALLQKADYMPHLLSMTATPIPRSLALTLYSELDISILDELPAGRQPIETKIWSPASAPKLYETIDAEIAKGRQAYVICPLIDDNPDNDKKSVEAEYHKLAKTMFRHRRVGLLHGKLPPEEKAAVMQQFADGELDMLVSTTVVEVGVDVPNATVMLIENADHFGLSQLHQLRGRVGRGQHQSFCHLMLSGHDKPSRRLREIEKSQDGFYLAEVDLKLRGPGEIYGRAQHGALNLKIASLSDTPLIARAQTEAERFVKEGRDLLQYNHLARAVSRYQRLTTLN from the coding sequence ATGAAACTAACCACCCCCCTCGCACACATCAAAGGCGTCGGTCCCAAAACCGCCCAGGCGCTGGCGGCGGCGGGTCTAGAGACGGTGGCGGACGCCTTGGATTTTTTGCCGAGGGCGTATGATGATTATTCGGCGGCGGTCAGCATCGCCGATCTCCAGCCGGGCAAAGTGACGGTGCGGGCGCGCTGCGAGTCGATTTCGACGCGGATTGTTCGCCGAGGCCTGAGGATTACCACGGCGGTGCTGGCTGATGATTCTGGCAAGGTCAAGGCCGTCTGGTTCAATCAACCATACCGCGAATCCCAGCTAAAGTTGGATGCCGAGTTTATGTTCTCCGGCCAGTTCGGCATGCAATATAACAGCTATCAGATCAGCAATCCATCCGTCGAACTCGCCAAACAAACCGATACATTCGACGCCCAGCACGCGTCGGGCATTCATCCGGTCTATAAATCCATCAAAAACCTTCGCCCCAAAACCGTGCAGGATGTGCTGAAAAACCTCCGCCCCATCATGGAATTTTTGCCCGAGACGCTGCCGGAGTACATCGTCCGGCGGCAAAAATTAGTCAGCCGTGCGGAAGCTGTTAAGTTCCTCCATGCGCCAAACAATCATCAGGAGATTACCCGCGGTCGTGAGCGGCTGGCGTTTGAAGAGTTGTTTGAAATGATTTTGGCAGCGCAATTTAACAAGCAAGAGCAAACCAAGTTGACCGGCTGGCGCATCCCGTTCAATCAGCCGGTTGTTAAGCAATTTGTTGAGCAATTGCCGTTTCTGTTGACCAACGCGCAGCGCCGCGCCGCCTGGCAGATCTTGCAAGATTTGGAGTCGGAACATCCGATGAACCGCTTGTTGCAGGGCGATGTCGGCTCGGGTAAAACCGTGGTCGCTGGGCTGGTGGCGGCAGAGGTGGCGCAGGCTGGTTTTCAGACGGCCATCATGGCGCCGACAGAGATTTTGGCGACTCAGCACGCCAAGACGCTGGATGAACTATTGTCGCCATTTGGCGTGTCGGTGGCGCTGCTGACAGGGCATGTCAAGGGCGCGGCGCGTCGGCAACTGCTGGATAATTTAGCAAATGGCAACATCAATGTGGTGGTTGGTACCCACGCGCTGATTCAGGAAAAAGTGACGTACCATAAACTGGGGTTTGTGGTGATTGACGAGCAGCATCGATTCGGCGTCAAGCAGCGGCAAGCCTTGCTGCAAAAGGCAGATTACATGCCACATCTACTCAGTATGACTGCTACGCCGATCCCGCGGAGCTTGGCGTTGACCTTGTACAGTGAACTGGACATCTCGATTTTGGACGAGCTGCCAGCTGGGCGCCAGCCGATTGAAACGAAAATTTGGTCGCCAGCCTCGGCGCCAAAACTCTACGAAACTATCGATGCAGAAATTGCCAAAGGCCGCCAAGCCTACGTCATTTGCCCATTAATTGACGACAATCCTGACAATGACAAAAAGTCGGTCGAGGCGGAATATCACAAATTAGCAAAAACGATGTTTCGTCATCGCCGCGTCGGATTGCTGCACGGTAAACTGCCGCCGGAGGAAAAAGCGGCGGTCATGCAGCAGTTTGCCGACGGCGAGCTGGACATGCTGGTGAGCACCACGGTGGTGGAAGTCGGTGTTGATGTACCGAACGCCACGGTCATGCTCATCGAAAATGCTGATCATTTTGGCCTCAGCCAGCTTCATCAGCTGCGCGGGCGGGTTGGGCGCGGCCAGCACCAGAGTTTTTGTCATTTGATGCTGTCAGGTCACGACAAGCCAAGCCGGCGCCTCAGGGAAATTGAGAAGTCTCAAGACGGCTTTTACTTGGCGGAAGTTGACCTGAAACTGCGCGGCCCCGGCGAGATTTACGGCCGAGCGCAGCATGGCGCATTAAACCTAAAAATTGCCTCACTGAGCGACACGCCGCTGATTGCCCGTGCGCAAACGGAGGCCGAGCGCTTTGTCAAAGAGGGGCGGGATTTGTTACAATATAACCATCTGGCGCGTGCCGTCAGTCGCTATCAGCGATTAACCACGCTAAATTAG
- a CDS encoding alpha-amylase, giving the protein MKTWQDVASLYQIYPRSFRDTNGDGIGDLNGITEKLDYLAWLGVDGIWISPFFTSPLTDFGYDIADYRAIDPTFGGLDDFRALLEKAHILDIKVMIDLVPCHTSDQHSWFQEARSSRDNPKRDYYVWRDGRDGNEPNNWRSLSGGSSWEFDEQTGQFYLHSFLKTQPDLNWDNPAVRNEIKNVVRFWFDMGVDGMRVDAIWGISKDPEFGNDSPNPDFSGDPKAYGAFIHDHCKMGPHFQEYLRELAAVCDEYDDKQMVFEFYPDEKLGDIYQQYRQVLTAHPKASAFFMEYRQDEWHAEHTGQKIENYLRAAGSAKPFFCVGNHDQPRIASRLGAERARALHFLNLLTPGISVMYYGDEIGMTNGELTADDIQDNFSPANSAIDSRDLERTPMQWDDTQFAGFSSVQPWLPVHANATKTNVLTQAMHPDSLLHLHRRLLHLRRSMPVLQRGTLEVINTGNGFVLGIKRELGSERACIYINFADQDQTIHPLEPVTIQAATSSQPVAHNTDSQTIVIARYGGLLMKPALH; this is encoded by the coding sequence ATGAAAACTTGGCAAGATGTTGCTTCTTTGTATCAGATTTATCCGCGTAGTTTTCGGGATACCAATGGCGATGGGATTGGCGATTTGAATGGCATTACCGAGAAGCTGGATTATTTGGCGTGGCTGGGCGTTGACGGGATTTGGATTTCACCGTTTTTTACCTCGCCGCTGACTGATTTTGGCTATGATATCGCTGACTACCGAGCGATTGATCCGACATTTGGCGGGCTGGATGATTTTCGGGCGCTATTAGAAAAAGCTCATATCCTCGATATCAAAGTCATGATCGATCTCGTTCCCTGCCACACGTCTGATCAACATTCGTGGTTTCAGGAAGCGCGGTCATCGCGCGACAATCCCAAGCGTGATTATTATGTCTGGCGTGACGGGCGGGACGGCAATGAGCCAAATAATTGGCGAAGTTTATCTGGCGGCAGTTCATGGGAGTTTGATGAGCAAACCGGTCAATTTTATCTCCATTCATTCCTGAAGACACAGCCGGATTTGAATTGGGATAATCCTGCGGTTCGGAACGAGATAAAAAACGTGGTGCGATTTTGGTTTGATATGGGCGTGGACGGCATGCGAGTTGACGCGATTTGGGGCATTTCTAAAGATCCGGAATTTGGCAATGATTCGCCAAATCCTGATTTTTCTGGCGACCCAAAAGCTTACGGTGCGTTCATCCACGACCACTGTAAAATGGGGCCGCATTTTCAAGAATACCTGCGTGAGCTGGCGGCGGTTTGTGATGAATATGACGATAAGCAGATGGTGTTTGAATTTTATCCGGACGAGAAGTTGGGCGATATTTACCAGCAGTACCGCCAAGTGCTGACCGCCCATCCAAAGGCGTCGGCATTTTTCATGGAGTATCGCCAGGACGAGTGGCATGCGGAGCATACCGGGCAGAAGATTGAGAATTATCTGCGAGCGGCAGGTTCGGCCAAACCGTTTTTCTGCGTTGGCAATCACGATCAGCCGCGCATTGCCTCGCGGCTCGGGGCGGAACGAGCGCGGGCTTTGCACTTTCTCAATCTGCTCACACCGGGTATTAGCGTAATGTACTATGGTGATGAGATTGGCATGACCAATGGCGAGCTGACCGCTGATGACATTCAGGATAATTTCAGTCCCGCCAATTCCGCCATCGACAGCCGCGACCTGGAGCGCACGCCGATGCAATGGGACGATACGCAGTTCGCTGGATTCTCAAGCGTACAACCGTGGCTGCCCGTTCACGCCAACGCCACCAAAACCAATGTCCTAACGCAGGCCATGCACCCTGACTCACTTCTGCATCTACACCGACGACTGCTTCACCTGCGGCGGAGTATGCCAGTGTTGCAGCGCGGCACGCTCGAAGTGATTAACACCGGTAATGGATTTGTCCTCGGTATCAAACGAGAGCTAGGCAGCGAGCGGGCTTGTATTTATATTAATTTCGCTGACCAAGACCAAACGATTCACCCACTCGAGCCAGTGACAATACAAGCCGCTACGTCAAGTCAACCTGTCGCACACAACACTGACAGCCAAACCATCGTCATCGCGCGCTACGGCGGACTGCTCATGAAGCCAGCACTACACTAA
- the rsmD gene encoding 16S rRNA (guanine(966)-N(2))-methyltransferase RsmD, which yields MRNSVRVKLIAGKFGGRFIQAPPGSTTHPMGERVRSAMFNSLGEMVRGARVLDAFAGSGAIGLEALSRGAESVVFVERDRVAQRVIAENISTVGASENSIVIKTTVANWLESMSVTEEFDIIFVDPPYHNPQFSTVSRLMGLLKPGGHMVLSHSGIGEVPIQNGIVVVDNRSYGGAHLTYFRKEISD from the coding sequence CTGAGGAACAGCGTGCGCGTTAAGCTCATCGCTGGTAAATTTGGCGGGCGATTCATCCAGGCGCCGCCAGGCTCGACGACGCATCCCATGGGCGAGCGAGTGCGCTCAGCCATGTTTAATTCATTGGGCGAAATGGTTCGCGGCGCGCGGGTACTGGATGCTTTTGCGGGCTCTGGCGCGATTGGCTTGGAGGCGCTCAGTCGCGGTGCTGAGTCGGTGGTTTTCGTGGAGCGAGACCGCGTCGCCCAGCGTGTGATTGCTGAAAATATTAGCACCGTGGGCGCCAGTGAAAACTCTATTGTAATAAAAACAACGGTAGCAAATTGGCTAGAAAGCATGAGCGTAACAGAGGAGTTTGATATTATTTTTGTCGATCCACCATACCACAACCCGCAGTTTTCCACAGTTTCACGACTGATGGGACTTCTCAAACCGGGTGGACATATGGTATTATCACACTCAGGAATAGGTGAGGTGCCAATTCAGAACGGAATTGTTGTGGTGGACAATCGTAGTTATGGGGGTGCGCACCTCACTTACTTCCGTAAGGAGATAAGTGACTAA